The sequence below is a genomic window from Vicingus serpentipes.
AATTATAGATAACTATATAAGAGCTGTTTATGAAGATGAAAAAAGCAATTTATATATTGGCTATGGCCGTGGAATTAATATTATTGATAAAAATAAAACGATAAAAACTTTAAAAGCTAAAGACTTAGGGTTTAGCATTGTTTATCATTTTAATGAATTTAAAAATAAAATTTTATTGGGGACTAATATTGGTCTTTATTCAATGATGAATGATAAAATTGAATTCATCCCTTTTTCTGATGAAAATATTAAAAATGAAGATATATTTTGTACTTATCGATTAAAAAACAAGTTGTATGTTGGAGGTAAAACGGGTTTTTATGTTTTAAAAAACGACTCTTTAAAATCTGTTGTAAATTCCCCTAAAGAATTTGTTTATGATATAATACAATATAGAGGAGCTTTGTTTTTAGCGTCAAATAAAGGAGTTTATCAATATCAAAACAATAGATTTAAATTTTTATCAAAAGAAGAAGGTATAGATTGTGATAAAGCAAGAAGTTTTACCATTGATTCAAAGAATAATTTATGGATAGGAACTAGTGAGGGAGCTTATCTCTATAATGGTAAAGATTTTAAAAAGATAACAGAGGAAGATGGATTGACGTCAGAGAATATTTATTTAATGGAGTTAGATGGCAAGGGGAACGTGTGGTTAGGTACAAACAAAGGATTAGATAGACTTAGCTTGGAGAGTGCTTATCAGCATTGGAATAATAATTTAAACAAGATAGAAGTTAGAAGCTATGGTAAAAACGAAGGCTTTAACGGTGTAGAATGTAATTTAAATACTGTTTTTAGAAATAGAAAAAATGAAATGCTATTTGGGACAATAAATGGTCTTTATACTTACCATTTAGAAAATGATAAAGTCAATGAGATTCCTCCTAATTTATCGTTAAACAATATTAAATTAAATTTTGAAAGTGTTAGTTGGGATAATTATACCGATAGTTTAAATGTTGAAACTAATATTCCATCAAAGTTGGAGTTGACCTACAATAATAATAACTTAATTTTTGAATATGTTGGAGTCTCTCTTACTAATCCTCAAGAGGTTCAATATCAATATAAGCTTGAAGGTTTAGACGAAAATTGGTTGCCAATAACTAAAGATAGAAAAGCAGTTTATACGGCAATCCCTCATGGAGATTATGTATTTAAATTAAAAGCCCAAAATAGTGATGGTGTATGGGTGGAAACAGAAGTTGATTTTTCATTTCAAATAAATCCACCATGGTGGAAGACCAATTGGTTTTATGCTTCTTCAATTTTAATTATTTTATTAGTAGGTTATTTAATTATTGTTGTTAGAACTAGGAACCTTAAGAAGACTCAGATTATACTTACAAATAAAGTTGAAGAAAGAACAAAAGAGTTAAGAGAAGAAAAAGAAAAGGTAGAGTCAGTAAATACAGAGTTAGCACATCAGAAGACGGTAATTGAGGTTGCTAACAAAAATATAACTGATAGTATTAATTACGCTAAGAAAATACAAGATGCTATTTTGCCTAAAGCAGCAAAACTTGAGGAATTAAAAGAGAGTGTTTCAGTATTGTATATGCCAAAAGATGTAGTTTCTGGTGATTTTTATTGGTATGAACGTATTGGAAATAAATTGATTTTTGCTGCTGCAGATTGTACAGGTCATGGTGTTCCGGGTGCTTTTATGAGTATGATTGGGGTAAATAATTTAAATCAAATAATAATCGAAAATAAGATTACTTCTCCAGATCGTATTTTACAAGAACTGAACATTGCCATTAAAAAAGTTTTAAAGCAAGAAGATGTAGATAGTGAAAGTCGCGATGGAATGGATATCTCAATTTGCTGTTTTGATTTAGATGAAAATGTAGTTGAGTACGCTGGTGCTTTTCGACCTTTAATTTACATTAGAGATAATGAATTGCATGAATTGAAAGGTAGTAGACAGCCAATTGGGGGAAGTGCTCCAACAGATTTTGATTATGAATTAAATCGCTTTGAAATAAAGAAAGAGGATATGTTTTATATGTTCTCTGATGGATATCCAGATCAGTTTGGAGGTCCAAAAGGGAAAAAATACATGAACAAAAGACTTAAAGAAGTATTTATAGATATTTATACAGAAACACCAAGTTATCAGAAAGAGAGGTTAAGAGATGAATTGTTGAAATGGATGGGAGATCACGAGCAAATTGATGATATATTGGTAATGTGTATTAAAATATAATTATTGATTGCAATACTTTGCAATAACTTCATATACACTTATATTTCCTAGCTCTCCAGACTTGCTTAAATCAATACAGGCTTGCTCTTTATTGTCTAATATTAATAGGATTAAAGCTCTATTTAGGTAAGCTTCAGAAAAACTATTTGAAACTTTTATTGCTTCACTATAATCTTCAATAGCTCCAATGTAATCTTCTTTTTGGCACCTTAGATTTCCTCGATTAAAATAGGCGTAACTAAAATTAGGGTTTTCGTTAAGGCATCTATCATAGTCGTTAATTACCATGTCAAGCGAATAATTTGAGTTTTCAGTTTCATTTAATGATTTAATAATGCTATAAATCATAGTAGCTCTTGAAAAGTAAGTAATGTAATTTGTGGGGTCTAAAGAAATCGATTTATTTAAATCTAAGATAGCTCTATCAAATTGGTTTAATGAGGTGTAAACAATTGCTCTTTTTAAATATAACTCTGCATTGTTTGGAGCTTTAGTTAATTGTTTATTAATATTTTCTAAAACTGAATTTTGAGTATTGGCTAATACAACATCTTCATCATCTAAATAATATAAGTAGTAAGAAGTGAAA
It includes:
- a CDS encoding two-component regulator propeller domain-containing protein, which codes for MLQVSTSIAQTYNFSNYNVAQGLEQSDVLSISQANNGCLLYGTNGGGLGVYDGYSFKSIKEKHGLANNVVMSVTKDNDGNVWTATRNGISELNEYVTNVKRNYFIGKSFYYTYANPKNGDVWFGSAQGLYKYNLSLDSIEFYNTPNEILNGSFINCISSDVNENLWVGTKNNGVFKIDTKNNVENYSTKNGLSSNYIKTIIEGKEGEIFVGSLDGLNLIVEDSVQFIKLPKIEGSHLTFTSSSLYKDKLIFGALNKQLYLLDIETHKTEWISQENGFDYQKIWAVFTDTESNLWMGSLGAGMVKFNPVFTYYDVNNGIIDNYIRAVYEDEKSNLYIGYGRGINIIDKNKTIKTLKAKDLGFSIVYHFNEFKNKILLGTNIGLYSMMNDKIEFIPFSDENIKNEDIFCTYRLKNKLYVGGKTGFYVLKNDSLKSVVNSPKEFVYDIIQYRGALFLASNKGVYQYQNNRFKFLSKEEGIDCDKARSFTIDSKNNLWIGTSEGAYLYNGKDFKKITEEDGLTSENIYLMELDGKGNVWLGTNKGLDRLSLESAYQHWNNNLNKIEVRSYGKNEGFNGVECNLNTVFRNRKNEMLFGTINGLYTYHLENDKVNEIPPNLSLNNIKLNFESVSWDNYTDSLNVETNIPSKLELTYNNNNLIFEYVGVSLTNPQEVQYQYKLEGLDENWLPITKDRKAVYTAIPHGDYVFKLKAQNSDGVWVETEVDFSFQINPPWWKTNWFYASSILIILLVGYLIIVVRTRNLKKTQIILTNKVEERTKELREEKEKVESVNTELAHQKTVIEVANKNITDSINYAKKIQDAILPKAAKLEELKESVSVLYMPKDVVSGDFYWYERIGNKLIFAAADCTGHGVPGAFMSMIGVNNLNQIIIENKITSPDRILQELNIAIKKVLKQEDVDSESRDGMDISICCFDLDENVVEYAGAFRPLIYIRDNELHELKGSRQPIGGSAPTDFDYELNRFEIKKEDMFYMFSDGYPDQFGGPKGKKYMNKRLKEVFIDIYTETPSYQKERLRDELLKWMGDHEQIDDILVMCIKI